A region from the Hypericibacter adhaerens genome encodes:
- a CDS encoding calcium-binding protein produces MTRATNSLAGSVPFHDSIELAASALAGPAALDAVISGGVNNDSLPGTDGDDEIHGGDGNDTLDGLGGSDTIFGDAGNDSVRGGSEDDRLLGWTGNDTLSGDDGADTVYGDNGSDSLLGGNGNDLFYGGNDNDTVDGGAGDDLIHGGNGNDNPRGSAGNDTILGENGNDVIPAGDGDDSIVGGNGNDISHGENGNDTLVGGNGNDQLSGDNGSDLIFGGAGDDALTGGFGSSTVVGGDGDDFVAGFGGDDSLEGGNGNDAMFGGGGNDSLEAAEGNDTVDGGDGADSLDSGNGNDQLSGDSGNDTIHSGDGDDTILGGNDDDSLLAGSGNDRAQGDNGNDLIFGESGNDTLDGGNGNDILRGGEGDDSLYGAAGNDVAQGDNGNDLLGGGVGDDTLEGGEGNDEGHGASGNDRLDGGAGDDTLAGDDGNDSLLGGLGIDRLLGGTGNDTLDGGDGDDIQHGDDGNDLLTGGNGNDLLLGDNGDDSIVGGDGENRLYGAAGDDVLFGGAGNDSMDGGAGNDRLQGGNGADTLLGGDGDNRLDGGSGDDRLTSGNGDDAIFGSAGNDSIDGGDGTNRIDGGVGDDRLVGGNGNDSILGDDGADRVDAGAGDDTIDGGNQDDVLAGGAGNDSIGGGVGEDTIMGGLGADSLEGGDGTDVVTYEGSSIGVSIRMSPDGTVFAGSGGDAEGDTIHGFGILLGSQWGDTLVGDDTDNVLYGLTGNDSIEGRFGNDTLYGGEGDDTLSDFGGPIDSDGHAFQSSLDGGNGNDLIAGGGSSDLLYGGAGDDTINGGDSADSILGGDGNDLLAGNFGRFGNDTIDGGNGDDTIYGDNPADPNSGRGNDDDSLSGGDGNDVIFGAGGWDILHGDAGNDSLLGNGGGDRISGGTGNDVLSGDDGTDTLQGDDGDDSLDGGIANDQLSGGNGQDLLTGGEGNDFLSGDDGHDTLEGGNGFDSLSGGAGNDTLAGEAGNDTLDGGNGDDRLDGGNGIDQLFGGDGNDLLVFGSQSEGYDGGNGIDSLSVTQSDVRFNNFDQNTSSVELLDLRSGAANSVTLNAADVLDFGGTTSEPDIDLVVRGDTGIGTTDTVHLQATNGTHFALQTSGVTLSDPAYGGGTLYDVYSDGSHQVAIEQGVAVTV; encoded by the coding sequence ATGACGCGCGCGACCAATTCACTCGCCGGCAGCGTTCCGTTCCACGATTCGATCGAGCTTGCCGCGAGCGCTCTCGCAGGACCCGCGGCGCTCGATGCGGTGATCTCCGGCGGAGTCAATAACGATTCCCTGCCGGGAACCGACGGCGATGACGAGATCCATGGCGGCGATGGCAACGACACGCTCGACGGCCTCGGCGGCAGCGACACGATCTTCGGCGATGCCGGCAATGACAGCGTCCGCGGCGGCTCGGAGGACGATCGGCTCCTGGGCTGGACCGGTAACGACACGCTGAGCGGCGATGACGGCGCCGATACCGTCTATGGCGACAATGGCAGCGACTCCCTCCTGGGGGGCAACGGCAACGACCTTTTCTATGGCGGGAATGACAATGACACCGTCGACGGTGGCGCTGGCGACGATCTGATCCACGGCGGCAACGGGAATGACAATCCCCGCGGCTCCGCCGGCAACGACACGATCCTGGGCGAAAACGGCAATGACGTCATTCCCGCGGGTGACGGCGACGATTCGATCGTCGGCGGCAATGGCAACGACATCTCCCATGGCGAGAACGGCAACGACACGCTGGTGGGCGGCAACGGCAACGATCAGCTCTCGGGCGACAATGGCAGCGATCTGATCTTCGGCGGCGCCGGCGACGATGCTCTCACCGGCGGCTTTGGCAGCAGTACCGTCGTGGGCGGCGATGGCGACGACTTCGTGGCCGGGTTCGGCGGCGATGACAGTCTCGAGGGCGGCAACGGCAATGATGCCATGTTCGGCGGCGGCGGCAATGACAGCCTGGAAGCTGCAGAGGGCAACGACACGGTCGATGGTGGCGATGGCGCCGACAGCCTCGATTCCGGCAACGGCAACGACCAGCTCAGTGGCGATAGCGGCAACGATACGATCCATAGCGGTGACGGCGACGACACGATCCTCGGCGGCAATGACGACGATTCCCTCCTGGCCGGTTCGGGCAACGACCGGGCCCAGGGCGACAACGGCAACGATCTGATCTTCGGCGAGAGCGGCAACGACACGCTCGACGGCGGCAATGGCAACGACATCCTGCGGGGCGGGGAGGGCGACGACAGCCTCTATGGCGCCGCCGGCAACGACGTCGCGCAAGGGGACAACGGCAACGACCTCCTCGGCGGCGGCGTCGGCGATGACACGCTGGAGGGCGGCGAGGGCAATGACGAGGGCCACGGTGCGAGCGGCAACGATAGGCTCGATGGCGGGGCCGGCGACGATACCCTCGCCGGCGACGACGGTAATGACAGCCTGCTCGGCGGTCTCGGTATCGACCGCCTGCTCGGCGGGACCGGCAACGACACGCTCGACGGCGGCGACGGCGACGACATCCAGCATGGCGACGACGGCAACGACCTTCTCACCGGCGGCAACGGCAACGATCTGCTCCTCGGCGACAATGGCGACGACAGCATCGTCGGCGGTGACGGCGAGAACAGGCTCTATGGTGCTGCCGGCGACGATGTGCTGTTCGGCGGCGCCGGCAACGACAGCATGGATGGCGGTGCGGGCAACGACCGGCTGCAGGGCGGCAACGGCGCCGACACGCTGCTCGGCGGCGATGGCGACAACCGCCTGGATGGCGGCTCCGGCGACGACCGCCTGACCAGCGGGAACGGCGACGACGCGATCTTCGGCAGCGCCGGCAACGACAGCATCGACGGCGGCGACGGCACCAACAGGATCGACGGGGGCGTCGGCGACGATCGGCTCGTCGGCGGCAACGGCAATGACAGCATCCTGGGCGACGACGGCGCCGATAGGGTCGATGCGGGCGCCGGCGACGACACGATCGACGGTGGCAACCAGGACGATGTCCTGGCCGGCGGCGCTGGGAACGACAGCATCGGCGGCGGCGTGGGAGAGGACACCATCATGGGCGGCCTCGGGGCCGATTCTCTCGAAGGCGGCGATGGCACCGATGTCGTCACCTATGAAGGGTCTTCCATCGGCGTCTCGATCCGGATGTCGCCCGATGGAACGGTATTTGCGGGCAGCGGGGGCGACGCCGAGGGCGACACGATCCACGGCTTCGGGATCCTGCTGGGATCGCAATGGGGCGACACGCTCGTCGGCGACGATACCGACAATGTTCTGTATGGCCTGACCGGAAACGATTCGATCGAAGGGCGTTTCGGCAACGACACCCTCTATGGCGGGGAAGGCGACGATACGCTCTCGGACTTCGGGGGTCCGATCGATTCTGATGGCCATGCGTTCCAGAGTTCCCTCGACGGCGGCAACGGCAACGATTTGATTGCAGGCGGGGGCAGCAGCGATCTCCTCTATGGAGGCGCGGGCGACGACACGATCAATGGCGGTGACAGCGCCGATTCGATCTTGGGCGGCGACGGCAACGATCTGCTGGCCGGCAACTTCGGTCGCTTTGGCAACGACACCATCGATGGCGGCAACGGCGACGACACGATCTATGGCGATAATCCCGCCGATCCGAACAGCGGCCGCGGCAACGACGACGATTCTCTTTCCGGCGGCGACGGCAATGACGTGATCTTCGGTGCCGGCGGCTGGGACATCCTTCATGGCGACGCCGGCAACGACAGCCTGCTGGGCAACGGCGGCGGCGACCGGATCTCGGGCGGAACCGGCAACGATGTCCTGTCGGGCGACGACGGCACCGACACGCTGCAGGGCGATGACGGCGACGACAGCCTCGATGGCGGCATCGCCAACGACCAGCTCTCCGGCGGCAACGGGCAGGACCTCCTCACCGGCGGTGAAGGCAACGATTTCCTGTCGGGCGACGACGGCCATGACACGCTGGAGGGCGGCAACGGCTTCGACAGCCTGTCCGGCGGCGCGGGCAACGATACGCTCGCGGGCGAGGCGGGCAACGACACGCTCGATGGCGGCAATGGCGACGACCGGCTCGATGGCGGCAACGGCATCGACCAGCTCTTCGGCGGCGACGGCAATGACCTGCTGGTTTTCGGCAGCCAGAGCGAAGGCTATGACGGCGGTAACGGCATCGATTCGCTCTCGGTGACACAGTCCGATGTGCGGTTTAACAACTTCGATCAGAACACGAGCAGCGTCGAGCTGCTCGATTTGCGCAGCGGTGCCGCGAACAGCGTCACCCTGAATGCGGCCGACGTGCTCGATTTCGGCGGCACCACCAGCGAACCCGATATCGACCTGGTTGTCCGCGGCGATACCGGCATCGGCACGACCGACACCGTCCATCTCCAGGCGACGAACGGGACGCATTTCGCGCTGCAGACGAGCGGCGTGACGCTGAGCGATCCGGCCTATGGCGGCGGCACGCTCTATGACGTCTACAGCGACGGCAGCCATCAGGTTGCGATCGAGCAAGGCGTCGCCGTGACGGTCTAA
- a CDS encoding cupin domain-containing protein gives MQPMLAFGDLLRPIGDDAFFAEYHRQKPLYVKGGASGLPELMTWSTLNRLLGLSSYWTRHSLHLMLDRVPVATEDYCREVPGPGGVAVQADPAKVQAWIDRGASVILNSIDSLTPELQAIAGTLEEALGGYVQANLYCSFGGHQAFSSHFDTHDVFAIQTEGEKTWRIYEGRVAHPISHAMIKEPDADFRRRNQGEVAMEVTMGPGDLLYIPRGQYHEALATSAACIHVSFGVVPLRGLDLLQLLEKHYLADPLFREELPAPGAADGAEALTLYLSRLSDRMTALLREPEVLADLAQAQRNHRGVRGFYDLPRRRSSQTYRLVAGNLRVRQQDRGFILTDSRQGAPLPPGTQRFMDWILTKRQFTRAQIDAEFRELSAEQRSALLGQLETMRVIEMVGAPTGAIRPASPRERAYPR, from the coding sequence ATGCAACCAATGCTCGCTTTCGGCGATCTCCTCAGGCCGATCGGAGACGATGCCTTCTTCGCGGAGTACCACCGGCAGAAGCCGCTCTACGTGAAAGGCGGCGCGAGCGGGTTGCCGGAGCTGATGACATGGTCCACGCTGAATCGCTTGCTGGGCCTGTCGAGCTATTGGACCCGCCATTCGCTCCATCTCATGCTCGACCGGGTTCCGGTGGCGACCGAGGATTATTGCCGCGAGGTGCCCGGCCCCGGCGGCGTGGCCGTGCAAGCCGATCCCGCCAAGGTGCAGGCCTGGATCGACCGCGGCGCCAGCGTCATCCTCAACAGCATCGACAGCCTGACCCCCGAGCTTCAAGCCATCGCCGGCACGCTGGAAGAGGCGCTGGGCGGATATGTGCAGGCCAACCTTTACTGCTCGTTCGGCGGGCATCAGGCTTTCAGCAGCCACTTCGACACCCACGATGTGTTCGCCATCCAGACCGAGGGCGAGAAGACCTGGCGCATCTACGAGGGGCGTGTGGCTCACCCCATCAGTCACGCGATGATCAAGGAGCCCGACGCCGATTTCCGTCGTCGCAACCAGGGTGAGGTGGCGATGGAGGTCACCATGGGTCCCGGCGACCTGCTCTATATCCCGCGCGGCCAGTATCACGAGGCGCTCGCCACCTCGGCGGCCTGCATCCATGTGTCCTTCGGCGTGGTGCCGCTGCGCGGGCTGGATCTGCTGCAGCTGCTCGAGAAGCACTACCTGGCCGACCCCCTGTTCCGCGAGGAGCTGCCGGCGCCGGGAGCGGCCGATGGCGCCGAGGCGCTCACCCTTTATCTGTCGCGCCTGTCCGACCGCATGACCGCGCTGCTGCGCGAGCCGGAGGTGCTCGCCGACCTCGCCCAAGCGCAGCGCAATCACCGTGGCGTGCGCGGCTTCTACGACCTGCCCCGGCGCCGCTCCTCGCAAACCTACCGGCTGGTGGCCGGCAACCTGCGCGTCCGCCAGCAGGACCGCGGCTTCATCCTCACCGACAGCCGGCAGGGCGCGCCGCTGCCGCCCGGCACGCAGCGCTTCATGGACTGGATTCTGACAAAACGGCAATTCACCCGCGCCCAGATCGACGCCGAGTTCCGCGAACTGAGCGCCGAGCAGCGTTCGGCGCTGCTTGGCCAGCTCGAAACCATGCGGGTGATCGAGATGGTCGGTGCCCCGACCGGTGCAATCCGGCCCGCTTCGCCCCGGGAACGGGCTTATCCGCGCTGA
- a CDS encoding LysR family transcriptional regulator yields the protein MHRGDLADLTAFIAVADQLSFREAALRLGVTPSALSHSMRQLEERHGVRLLNRTTRSVSLTDAGVRLLERLRPAIDQINGALEDLNRERSRPFGRLRIYATHLSAASVIAPVWQRFLTTYPDVHLELQIGEAPVDIVAKGFDAGIGPQDRAEADMIVVRVMGPVKVAVVAAPAYFARARAPRTPDDLAHHCCVQFRRGADGTVFEWPFERGGKTRTVSVDGRVMVNDPELAVRAAVDGLGIAYTLEAVAEPFLRTGQLVRVLEDWSPSFEGLFLYYPGHRQVPAALRALIDIIRSPAPAKGSVENPFTAA from the coding sequence ATGCATCGCGGCGACCTTGCGGATCTGACCGCGTTCATCGCCGTTGCCGACCAGCTCAGCTTCCGGGAGGCGGCGTTGCGGCTCGGCGTGACGCCCTCCGCTCTCAGCCATTCGATGCGCCAGCTCGAGGAGCGGCACGGTGTCCGCCTGCTCAACCGCACGACGCGCAGCGTATCGCTGACCGATGCGGGCGTTCGCCTGCTGGAGCGGCTGCGGCCGGCCATCGACCAGATCAACGGCGCGCTGGAGGACCTCAACCGGGAGCGGAGCCGGCCCTTCGGGCGCCTGCGGATCTACGCGACGCACCTGTCGGCGGCGTCGGTGATCGCGCCGGTCTGGCAGCGTTTCCTCACCACCTATCCCGACGTGCATCTGGAGCTCCAGATCGGCGAGGCGCCGGTCGACATCGTGGCGAAAGGTTTCGATGCCGGCATCGGCCCGCAGGATCGCGCTGAAGCCGACATGATCGTCGTCAGGGTGATGGGGCCGGTGAAGGTGGCGGTGGTCGCGGCTCCCGCCTATTTCGCACGGGCGCGCGCGCCGCGCACACCCGACGATCTCGCTCACCATTGTTGCGTGCAGTTCCGTCGCGGCGCCGACGGTACCGTGTTCGAATGGCCGTTCGAGCGCGGCGGCAAGACGCGGACGGTGTCCGTCGATGGCAGGGTGATGGTCAACGATCCCGAGCTCGCCGTTCGCGCCGCGGTCGACGGGCTGGGCATCGCCTACACGCTCGAGGCGGTCGCGGAACCGTTCCTGCGCACGGGCCAGCTGGTGCGCGTGCTGGAGGACTGGTCGCCTTCCTTCGAGGGGCTCTTTCTCTATTATCCGGGCCACCGTCAGGTCCCGGCTGCGCTCCGGGCGCTCATCGACATCATCCGCAGCCCCGCGCCGGCGAAAGGGTCGGTGGAGAATCCCTTCACCGCGGCCTGA
- a CDS encoding calcium-binding protein: MSNDSAVPFSLDPSQPVSHTDHSAPAPASGSGASATPSGVAPPPGETSPADIHPQQEQIAQALAVEVKEPPAGEKIEVDVQPQEQLKFDFDIDKSQISEAADGVQIVTPDGGTVLLHGMTMDEFLVALGGGDITGVQTAAGGTAAGGGAANQGHFLTPFGLAGLLAGLGANGPLGATALAYGVPEALPEPPDRLDLAAAGTGGLNCLFTENPDIVDFDSVTGAVGVIYDPDCFYFAKQGDDEVWLPSNITEANEILYDPLHGFFGNDGDDTIFGRGLDDIVSGGLGNDLIQGGDGADSIEGGRGEDTLTGDNGDDTIFGSLGDDSILGGEGDDNLHGGSDDDTILGGNGNDQIFGDTGDDSLSGQNGDDRLVGFEGNDTLDGGDGNDTLHGDNGNDSIIGGIGDDSVVAGNGADMVEAGGGDDIVKGDNGDDTIFGSLGDDSILGGEGNDNLHGGNDDDTILGGNGNDRVFGDTGDDRLFGQNGDDRLVGFEGNDTLDGGDGNDTLHGDTGDDSIFGGIGDDSVVAGNGADMVLAGEGADVVKGDNGDDTIYGQFGDDSILGGAGNDEVHAGSEDDTVLGENGNDTVFGDSGNDLVIGANGDDRLVGFDGEDTLDGGEGNDTLHGDNGDDSILGGIGDDSVVGGNGIDTVMAGDGQDLIRGDNGDDFILAQSGNDTVLGGDGNDLVYGQFGDDSILGGAGNDEIHAGNENDTVLGENGDDTIFGDSGDDLIAGANGDDRLVGFDGDDTLHGGDGNDTLHGDNGNDSILGGDGGDSAVGGEGNDAIFGQSGDDLMHGDNGDDTIDGSDGNDTLDGGNGNDLLAGGTGSDSILGGAGDDTIQAGPDDDTVHGGDGNDSIIAAGGHDSLLGDNGDDVIFGGDDDDVIVGGEGNDHLLGNDGQDQIRGGGGGDTLEGGSGDDSLDGGGGLDRLFGGEGEDTLVFGAIDSHYDGGGGIDSLAISGTVDFTASGPTASGIEILDLRNGSTNGVGLNAADVVDFGGTTGESWNGHTIDLVVRGDGGGDHVDLQETGGAHFTLQASGVALSDPAYGGGTLYDVYSDGTHQVAVEQGVTVTAT; encoded by the coding sequence ATGTCGAACGACAGCGCCGTTCCTTTTTCTCTCGATCCGAGCCAGCCTGTTTCCCACACCGACCATAGCGCTCCCGCCCCCGCCAGCGGTTCCGGCGCGTCGGCAACGCCCTCGGGCGTTGCGCCGCCGCCGGGCGAGACATCGCCGGCCGACATCCACCCGCAGCAGGAGCAGATCGCCCAGGCGCTGGCCGTCGAGGTGAAGGAGCCCCCGGCCGGGGAGAAAATCGAGGTCGATGTCCAGCCCCAGGAGCAGCTCAAGTTCGATTTCGATATCGACAAGTCGCAGATCTCGGAGGCCGCGGACGGCGTCCAGATCGTGACGCCCGACGGCGGCACCGTGCTGCTGCATGGCATGACCATGGACGAGTTCCTGGTGGCGCTGGGCGGCGGCGACATCACCGGGGTCCAGACGGCCGCGGGCGGCACGGCCGCGGGCGGCGGTGCCGCCAACCAGGGACATTTCCTGACGCCGTTCGGCCTCGCCGGCCTCCTGGCCGGGCTCGGCGCCAACGGCCCGCTCGGCGCGACCGCTCTCGCCTACGGTGTCCCGGAGGCGCTGCCCGAGCCGCCCGACCGGCTCGATCTGGCCGCTGCGGGAACCGGCGGGTTGAACTGCCTCTTCACCGAGAATCCGGACATCGTCGATTTCGATTCCGTCACGGGCGCGGTAGGCGTGATCTATGACCCCGACTGCTTCTATTTCGCCAAGCAGGGGGACGACGAGGTCTGGCTGCCCTCCAACATCACCGAGGCCAACGAGATCCTCTACGACCCGCTGCATGGTTTCTTCGGAAACGACGGCGACGACACGATCTTCGGCCGCGGTCTCGACGACATCGTCAGCGGCGGCCTGGGCAACGATCTGATCCAGGGCGGCGACGGGGCCGACAGTATCGAAGGCGGCCGGGGCGAGGACACGCTGACCGGTGACAATGGCGACGACACGATCTTCGGCTCGCTCGGCGACGATTCGATCCTCGGCGGCGAGGGCGACGACAATCTGCATGGCGGCAGCGACGACGACACGATCCTGGGCGGCAACGGCAACGACCAGATCTTCGGCGATACCGGCGACGACAGCCTGTCCGGTCAGAACGGCGACGACCGCCTGGTCGGCTTCGAAGGCAACGACACGCTCGACGGCGGCGACGGCAACGACACGCTGCACGGCGACAATGGCAACGATTCCATCATCGGCGGGATCGGCGACGATTCTGTCGTGGCCGGCAACGGTGCCGACATGGTCGAAGCGGGCGGGGGCGACGACATTGTCAAAGGCGACAATGGCGACGACACGATCTTCGGCTCGCTCGGCGACGATTCGATCCTCGGCGGCGAGGGCAACGACAATCTGCATGGCGGCAACGACGACGACACGATCCTGGGCGGCAACGGCAACGACCGGGTCTTCGGCGACACCGGCGACGACCGTCTCTTCGGCCAGAACGGCGACGACCGCCTGGTCGGCTTCGAAGGCAACGACACGCTCGACGGCGGCGACGGCAACGACACGCTGCATGGCGACACCGGCGACGATTCCATCTTCGGCGGCATCGGCGACGATTCGGTCGTGGCCGGGAACGGTGCCGACATGGTTCTCGCGGGCGAGGGCGCGGATGTCGTCAAGGGCGACAACGGCGACGACACCATCTACGGCCAGTTCGGCGACGATTCGATCCTGGGTGGCGCCGGCAATGACGAGGTTCATGCCGGCAGCGAGGACGATACCGTTCTGGGCGAGAACGGCAACGACACGGTCTTCGGCGACAGCGGCAACGATCTCGTGATCGGGGCCAATGGCGACGACCGTCTCGTCGGGTTTGACGGCGAAGATACGCTCGATGGCGGCGAGGGCAACGATACGCTGCACGGCGACAATGGCGACGATTCGATCCTCGGCGGCATCGGCGACGATTCCGTCGTGGGCGGCAACGGCATCGACACCGTGATGGCGGGCGACGGCCAGGACCTGATCCGAGGCGACAATGGCGACGACTTCATCCTCGCCCAGTCCGGCAACGACACGGTGCTGGGGGGCGACGGCAACGATCTCGTCTATGGCCAGTTCGGCGACGATTCGATCCTGGGCGGCGCCGGCAACGACGAGATCCATGCCGGCAACGAGAACGACACCGTTCTGGGCGAGAACGGCGACGACACGATCTTCGGCGACAGCGGCGACGATCTGATCGCCGGGGCCAATGGCGACGATCGCCTCGTGGGATTCGACGGCGACGACACGCTCCATGGGGGCGACGGCAACGACACCCTGCATGGCGACAACGGCAACGATTCCATCCTCGGCGGCGACGGCGGCGATTCGGCCGTCGGCGGCGAGGGCAACGACGCCATCTTCGGCCAGTCCGGCGACGACCTCATGCATGGCGATAACGGCGACGACACTATCGACGGCAGCGACGGCAACGACACGCTCGATGGCGGCAACGGCAACGACCTGCTCGCCGGCGGCACCGGCTCCGATTCGATCCTCGGCGGGGCCGGCGACGATACGATCCAGGCCGGGCCCGACGACGACACGGTCCATGGCGGGGACGGCAACGATTCCATCATCGCAGCCGGCGGCCATGACAGCCTCCTCGGCGACAATGGCGACGACGTGATCTTCGGCGGCGACGATGACGACGTGATCGTCGGCGGCGAGGGTAACGACCATCTGCTGGGCAATGACGGCCAGGACCAGATTCGCGGCGGCGGCGGCGGCGATACGCTCGAGGGCGGATCGGGCGACGACAGCCTCGACGGCGGAGGCGGGCTCGACCGGCTCTTCGGCGGCGAGGGCGAGGACACCCTGGTCTTCGGCGCAATCGACAGCCACTACGATGGCGGCGGCGGCATCGACAGCCTGGCGATCTCAGGCACCGTCGATTTCACCGCCTCGGGACCCACGGCCAGCGGGATCGAGATCCTCGATCTGCGCAACGGCTCGACAAACGGCGTCGGCCTGAACGCCGCCGATGTCGTCGATTTCGGCGGCACGACGGGCGAGAGCTGGAACGGGCATACGATCGACCTCGTCGTGCGCGGCGACGGGGGCGGCGACCATGTCGATCTGCAGGAGACCGGCGGCGCCCACTTCACGCTGCAGGCGAGCGGCGTGGCGTTGAGCGATCCGGCCTACGGCGGCGGCACGCTCTACGACGTCTATAGCGACGGCACGCATCAGGTCGCCGTCGAGCAGGGCGTGACCGTGACCGCCACCTGA
- a CDS encoding HlyD family secretion protein produces the protein MFLLLPLALIAGAFWYVTGGNVMSTDNAYIEADKVGVSTDISGIVKSVEVAENQHVEAGQVLYRLDDLQFRLALDRANAQLGMVRNDLNALQANYRDVQAQIKQAHDDIDYYQTQFQRQQNLLKENYASQSAFDTARRDLQNAQQKLASLNEQLAATAASLNGDPDGPVEQNPRYLDALAQRDEAARQLDHTVIKAPFPGIVTNVPSIAPGKYLEAATTAFYLVATDHVWVEANPKETELTYVQPGQKVTVTVDTYPNRQWQGTVESISPAAAQEFSLLPAQNTSGNWVKVVQRIPMRVRVDTSDGAMPPLRAGMSAEVDVDTGHVRGVPHALAFLFGHALAGE, from the coding sequence TTGTTCCTGCTGCTGCCGCTGGCCCTGATCGCCGGCGCTTTTTGGTACGTCACCGGCGGCAACGTGATGTCGACCGACAACGCCTATATCGAGGCGGACAAGGTCGGCGTCTCGACCGACATCTCCGGCATCGTCAAGAGCGTCGAAGTCGCGGAGAACCAGCATGTCGAGGCCGGCCAGGTTCTCTATCGCCTCGACGATCTCCAGTTCCGCCTGGCGCTGGATCGGGCCAATGCGCAGCTCGGCATGGTCCGCAACGATCTCAACGCCCTCCAGGCCAACTACCGGGACGTCCAGGCGCAGATCAAGCAGGCGCATGACGATATCGACTATTACCAGACCCAGTTCCAGCGTCAGCAGAACCTGCTGAAGGAGAACTATGCCTCGCAGTCGGCCTTCGACACGGCCCGGCGCGACCTGCAGAACGCGCAGCAGAAGCTGGCATCGCTGAACGAGCAGTTGGCCGCGACGGCCGCCAGCCTCAATGGCGATCCCGACGGCCCGGTCGAGCAGAATCCCCGTTATCTCGATGCCCTGGCCCAACGCGACGAGGCGGCTCGTCAGCTCGACCACACCGTCATCAAGGCGCCCTTCCCCGGCATCGTGACCAACGTGCCCTCGATCGCGCCCGGCAAATATCTCGAGGCCGCGACCACCGCCTTCTATCTCGTCGCCACCGACCATGTCTGGGTCGAGGCCAATCCCAAGGAGACCGAGCTGACCTATGTGCAGCCCGGTCAGAAGGTCACGGTGACGGTGGATACCTACCCGAACCGGCAGTGGCAGGGCACGGTGGAGAGCATCAGCCCGGCGGCGGCCCAGGAGTTCTCGCTTCTGCCGGCGCAGAACACCAGCGGCAACTGGGTGAAGGTGGTGCAGCGCATCCCGATGCGCGTGCGCGTCGACACGAGCGACGGCGCCATGCCGCCGCTGCGCGCCGGCATGAGCGCCGAGGTCGATGTCGATACCGGCCATGTGCGCGGCGTGCCGCATGCGCTCGCCTTCCTGTTCGGGCACGCCCTGGCGGGTGAATGA